A genomic segment from Thiomicrorhabdus aquaedulcis encodes:
- the mnmH gene encoding tRNA 2-selenouridine(34) synthase MnmH produces the protein MTQDNAAITQFSQDLPQTADFKRLVLEQTPLIDVRAPVEFLQGAFSQAINLPLMTDAERHAIGVCYKQHGNAAAVKLGHQLVNEAVRAPRVQAWLDFVSQHPNALLYCFRGGMRSKIAQQWLRNQGCDMVRLKGGYKAFRRFLIDFLAHAPAQMQAQNITPWVLAGRTGSGKTQVIHTLPNALDLEGLAHHRGSTFGRHAWAQPTQINFENQLAMHLMRLIEDAIDPIRHLVIEDEARNIGSVDIPKPLFDHLKSCARVVLDTPLPERLAITYDEYVVQAQQEYATLTDWETFMQAALARIQKRLGGTRYQHILQQFNHALSVQRSDPSQAQDAHHAWINTLLVEYYDPMYDYQMAKNQQPIAFSGNASAVQEFFAHLNQTSDSGQTAQNLTPLPNLPGLVK, from the coding sequence ATGACCCAAGACAACGCGGCCATCACCCAATTTAGCCAAGACCTGCCCCAAACCGCCGACTTTAAACGTTTGGTGTTAGAACAAACGCCGTTAATTGATGTGCGTGCGCCGGTGGAATTTTTACAAGGTGCGTTTAGCCAGGCGATCAACTTACCGCTCATGACCGACGCCGAACGACACGCCATTGGTGTGTGCTACAAACAGCACGGCAATGCGGCGGCGGTTAAACTGGGGCATCAATTGGTTAATGAGGCGGTGCGTGCGCCCAGAGTGCAGGCCTGGTTAGACTTTGTAAGCCAGCATCCCAACGCGTTGTTGTACTGCTTTAGAGGTGGCATGCGTTCTAAAATTGCCCAACAATGGTTGCGTAATCAGGGCTGCGACATGGTGCGTTTAAAAGGCGGCTACAAAGCGTTTAGGCGGTTTTTAATTGACTTTTTAGCCCACGCGCCCGCCCAGATGCAGGCGCAAAACATCACCCCGTGGGTGTTGGCCGGGCGCACCGGTTCGGGTAAAACCCAAGTGATTCACACCCTCCCCAACGCTTTGGACTTAGAAGGTTTGGCGCACCATCGCGGCTCAACATTTGGTCGGCACGCTTGGGCGCAACCCACGCAAATTAATTTTGAAAACCAGTTGGCCATGCACTTAATGCGCTTAATAGAAGACGCTATAGACCCTATACGTCATTTAGTAATTGAAGACGAAGCGCGCAATATTGGCTCGGTGGACATTCCCAAGCCGTTGTTTGACCACCTAAAATCGTGCGCTCGCGTGGTGTTAGACACACCATTGCCCGAACGACTGGCCATTACCTATGACGAATACGTGGTGCAAGCTCAACAAGAATACGCCACCCTGACCGACTGGGAAACCTTTATGCAAGCCGCACTGGCGCGCATTCAAAAACGCTTGGGCGGAACACGCTACCAGCACATTTTGCAACAATTTAACCACGCGCTGAGTGTGCAACGCAGTGATCCCAGTCAGGCGCAGGATGCGCACCATGCCTGGATTAACACGCTGTTGGTCGAGTATTACGACCCAATGTACGACTACCAAATGGCCAAAAACCAACAACCCATCGCCTTTAGTGGCAACGCTAGCGCGGTGCAAGAATTTTTTGCGCACCTTAATCAAACCAGCGATTCAGGGCAAACAGCGCAAAACTTAACCCCTTTACCCAACTTACCAGGCCTGGTCAAATGA